In Fusarium falciforme chromosome 10, complete sequence, a single genomic region encodes these proteins:
- a CDS encoding LysM domain-containing protein, producing MGPLWAVRLSLAGFFLANTAISADDCQPESWKAAALQVGRINCRDGVTTGSKVDSNTCALLASKNRLTMKAFFDLNPRLEGNCQSILPDTMYCVDGFPEPVRAYNGLCGPDNGNATCVGTDKQCCNKNTWKCGDTVDDCTINCYEGNCY from the exons GCAGTACGACTCTCACTCGCTGGCTTTTTCCTTGCCAATACGGCTATCTCAGCCGATGACTGCCAGCCGGAAAGTTGGAAGGCTGCGGCTCTACAAGTTGGCCGCATCAACTGCCGAGACGGGGTTACCACCGGGTCAAAAGTCGATTCAAACACATGTGCCCTGTTGGCCAGCAAGAACCGCCTTACTATGAAGGCCTTTTTTGACCTGAATCCTCGACTAGAAGGAAACTGCCAGTCTATCTTGCCTGACACAATGTATTGTGTAGATGGAT TCCCGGAGCCAGTTCGCGCATATAACGGTCTTTGTGGCCCTGACAATGGGAATGCGACATGTGTAGGCACAGATAAGCAGTGTTGCAACAAGAATACTTGGAAGTGCGGTGATACCGT TGACGATTGCACTATAAACTGCTATGAAGGCAACTGCTACTAG